The Polyangium aurulentum genomic interval ATGCGCCGCTCGACCAACGGCGGCATGCGCATCGTGCCCAAGGACAAGATCCTGGGCCTCATCCCCGAGGACGTGCGGCGCGTGGGCCTCGTGGGCGCGGCCGTCAGCGATCACCCGAAGATCGTCGAGATCGTCCGCACCCTCGCCGATCGCGGCTGCGAGGTCGGCCTGTCGAGCCTGCGACCCGACAAGCTCACCGACGAGTTCGTCGGCGCGCTCAAGGCCGTCGGCTACAAGACCCTCACCACGGCCATGGACGGCACGAGCGAGCGCGTGCGCGAGATCCTCGACCGCCGCGCGCGCATCCGCCACCTCGAGCGCGCCGCCGATCTCGCCCGCAAGCACGGCATGGCGCGCCTCAAGCTCTACCTGATGATCGGCGTGCCCGGCGAAGAGGACCAGGACGTCGACGAGTGCGTCCGCTTCGTGACCGAGCTGTCGCAGCGCGCGCCCGTCGCGCTCGGCATCGCGCCCTTCTGCCCCAAGCGCAACACGCCGCTCGCGGGCGCTCCGTTCGCGGGCATCGAGGTCGTGAACGACCGGCTCGATCGCCTGCGCCGCGGCCTCAAGGGCCGCGCGGACGTGCGCTCGACGAGCGCTCGGTGGGCGTGGATCGAGGCCGTGCTCGCGGCGGGCGGCGAGGCCGAGGGGCGCGCCTTGCTCGAAGCGGTGCGTGGGGGAGGCGGCTTCAACGCCTACAAGAAGGCCTTCGAGGCCATCGGTCCCACGCCGCCGAAGAAGCCGAAGCGCAGCCTCAACATCGTCGCCCCCGCATGAAGACCGTCACGCTCTACACGCGCGAGAAATGCCACCTCTGCCACGACGCGCTCGAAGCCCTCGAGCGCGTGCGGCAGAGCATGCCCTTCGAGCTGTCGATCAAGGACCTCGACCACGACGCGCCCGCCGACAAGCGCGCCGCCTACGACTGGGAGGTGCCCGTGATCGAGCTGGATGGGCGCAAGATCATGAAGTACCACGTCGATGAAGCGCGCCTCGTGCGGCTGCTCGGCGACGGCTCGTGATAAGAAGGATCTCCGATGAAGACAGGCGCCATCATCGCCCAGTTCTCGTTCATCCTGGTGGCAGCCGCGACCGTCTTCGGGTTCGTGAGCGTCGCCAAGCGAGACCGGGCCCGCTCGAGCTGCACCGCCCTCTGCGCCTTCGCGCCCGCCTACGCAGGCCGCGACCGCATCGCGCCCGACTTCGAGCTGCCGGACATCGACGGCAAGCCCGTCCGCCTCTCGTCCTACCGCGGCAAGACGGTCTTCTTGAACTTCTGGACCGAGACGTGCGCGCCCTGCAAGGAGGAGATGCCCTCGATCGCGAACCTCGCCAAGGTCGCCAGGGGCCGTAAAGACTTCGTGGTCGTCACCGTCACGACCGACGAGGATCGCCAGAAGGTGCGCGACCTGCTCAGCGTGCTGCTCGAGGGCGAGGTGCCCTTCCCCGTGCTCTTCGACCCCGAGGCCAAGATCGTCGGCGGCAAGTACGGCACCAAGCTCTTCCCGGAGACGTGGGTCATCGACAAGGACGGCATCATCCGGGCGCGCTTCGACGGCGCGCGCGACTGGTCGGCCGCGCTCGCCGTCGAGATCGGCGAGACGGTCAGCAAGCCCGGCGGAGGCTGCCCGATCGACTTCGTGATGGGCGTGCCGCGCGGCGAAAATGCCGGTCTCTGCGGCGACGATAGCTAGCCCCCGCACCCGATGGATTCACGAGGCGAACCCATCTAGAGTGGGCGCCCTCGATGAGCTCGCAAAGTCCAGCGGACGGCCCCGACGCCGATCGTGATCCGCGCGTCGTCGCCGCGCGGCAGGCGTTGCTCGAGGGCGTGGGCGCCGAGATCGCCGCCTCCTTCCCCGGCATCACCAGGCTCGGCGGTCAGGTCGTCGCCGCCCTCTACCTCTCCGACGGCCCGCGCTCGATGGACGAGCTGAGCCTCGAGCTCGGCCGCTCGAAGAGCAACATCTTCGCGAACCTGCGCGGGCTCGAAGCCGCGGGCATCATCGAGCGGCGTCGCGAGGCCGGCTCGCGGCACGACACGTACACGCTGCGCGGCAAGTACCCCGACGTGATCATCGGCGCCTACCTCGCGCGGCTCCGTCGGGTGGTGCAGGACAAACGCACCCTTTCACGTCGCGCGCTCGCGCTGCTCGGCGACGCCGAGGGCGAGGAGGCGAACGCGCTGCGCGGCCGCCTCGACGACCTCTCGCGCAAGTACGACCTCTTCGCCGATCTGATGGACCGCTACATCCCGAACATCGACGGCCCGGTCGATCTCGAGCGGCTCATCGCGCACATCCCCGACAGCGTGCTGCGCGCGCTGGCAGGCGCCGTGCGCGCGGCGTGGTCGATCGCCGAGGCCCTCGGCGACAAGCTCGGATCCACCGGCAAGCGCCCGAGCAAGAAGCGCTGACTCAGCGCTCGGCGGCGGCGATGATCTCGGGCAGGTGACGCTCGATCCGATCGCGCGCCACGCGCGCCGTCGAGAGCCGCTCGAGCTCGCCCTCGCCCGCGAAGAGCGAGACGATGGTGAAGGCGCGCGCCTTTGCGAGCGAGGCGGGCGGCTTCTCGGTGCCGAGCCAGATCACGAGGCGTTTGTCGGCGTCCTTCGACGCTTCGAGCGGCCCCACGGAGGCGTTGCTCATGCCGACCTCTTCGAGGACGGTCGAGACCTCGGGGGGCACGCTCGTTTCGGGCTTGGTGGTGGCGGCGGTGGCGTCGCTGTGACCGAGGGAGCGCGCGACGGCGGCGCCCAGGGTGGCGAGGCCTCCGCCGATCGCATCGACGAAGAGGAGAGCTTGGGACACGCGGTTGCCTAGTTGGTGTTGAGCTCGACCCGGAGCAGCTTGCGTCCGATGAAGAGGTAGTCGCCGTGAACGAGCTCGCGCTCGCTCTTGATGCGCACGTAGGTGCCGTTGCGGCTGTTCAAGTCGGCGAGCGAGAACTTGCCGCCGTTCTCTTCGATGCGGCAGTGCGAGCCGGACATGTACAGATCGCCGGGGAAGTTCAGGTCGCCGCCCTCGCGGCCGATCTGAAGGCTCGTGCCGCGCGCGCACACGGTCATGCCCACGGCGCCGCCTTGCAGGATCTGCGTGAGGCGGAAGGGGCTCGGGTGCTTGGGCGACGAGTAGAAGTAGGTGCCGTCCGGATCCTGGCCGTCGGACGCGCGCGGGGTCGGGTCGAGGCGGAAGAGCTGCTCGCCCGCGAGGAACGTGTCGCCCGGCGAGATGTCGACGGTGCCGCGCACGCGGATGTACACGCCGTTGAGCGAGCCCTCGTCGCGCACGACGAGCTTGCCGTCTCGGTAGAAGAAGTTCGCGTGCTTCGGCGAGACGAACGGATCGTCAGGGAAGACGAGCTGACCGTTGCGGCCGACGATGTGCTGGTCGGCCTTGAGGTGGAAGCTGAGCCCATCCATCCCTTCGCCGCGGATGAGGATGAGCTTCGCCTTCGCGGGGTTCTGCATGTCCCCGAAGAAGAGCGTCTGGGCGTTGAGGATCTCGATCGGAACCCCAGTCCCGCATCGCCCGCAGAACTTGTGGCCCGAGGGGACGCTGCTCGAGCAGGAACGGCAGACGTAGTTACGGGCTTGCTCCATGAGCTCCTCCTGCGATAGGTCCGAAAACTCGCTTTTGGCTGGTGACTTCGGGGGTGCGGCGACCGCGGCGCTCGATACGCGTCGCGTGCCCGCCGGCACCGTGTTGGGTTGCGACGGCGCCCGCGGGATCGACGGGCCTGTCACGGCCGGCCGCAAGACGGCCGGGCGCGGAGGCGGCGGCGGCGGGGTGCGCGGCGCCTGAGGCGTGTACAGGGCGAGATCGTTGCCGCACGCAGCGCAGCGCGCGGTGCCCATGGGGCTCCAGCCGTCACACTGGCCGCAAACGATGCCGATTTCTAGCTGCTCGTCGCGCAACGTCGTTCCTCGGGACATCCGGTTCTAGACGCCCAACGTGAGATGGGTCAAGCGCTAGAGCAGCGATCCGTTCGCTGCTCTGCGAGATCGCGAAGCGAGCTCGCCTCGGGTCCCCCCTGGGACTAACGGATCAACGACAGCCGAGCATCGGCGTCCGACCACCCGCGCGCACTCCAGAGGCGAAAGAAGATCCTCTCGCCGCACTTCGATCGTTCCACCGTGCCAAAGTCGCGCGAATCGTCGTGGAAGTCGATGTCGTCGCTCAGGAGAAAAACCATCCCCCTGCCGACTTCGGTACGGGTGCTCACGGGCGCGACCCCGGTCTTGGCCTTTCCTCGGTAGTGGAAGCCCCCGCCCATCTGGACCACCCCGCACTCGAGCTCGACTTCGGCCCCGGTGTTGGGGTGGCGGGTCGTGTACTCGCGGGGCGGACAGCCCTGGCCCGGATTGTACGACTTGCCGTTGACAGAGAGCTGGCGACCCTGGATCTCGACGACGTCGCCCTCGACGCCCACGATGCGGCCGACCACGAACTTCGATGCGTCGTCGGGGTCGGGGCAGCGGACGAGATCGCCGAAGCCGGGCGTCCCTCGCGTGAGGATCAGGACGGTGTCGCCGCTGCTCATCGTGGGCGCGATCGAAGCCGCGAGCGCCGCGTCGTCCGGCACCTTCCACGCCGTCAGGACGAGCAAGCGCAGGACGACCACGATCGCGAGCAGGATGCCCACGGTCCAGGCGAGCAGTTTGCCGAGCTTCTGCATCGAGCTCGCGAGCGTATCGCAGAAGCGCCCGCGCGGGCGAGTTCAGGGCTGCGGCTTGCAGCTCCGGAAGGGCGGCAGCTCGCTCGAGCTCATGCCGTCGGCGATGCCGCGGGCGGCGCTGAACAGCTCGCGCCAGATGTCGAGGCGCGTGAAGATCGAAGGCGCGCTCGTCATGTCGTCGCCATCCATCACCGACGCGGACACGACGCCGATGACGTCGTTCGTGTCGGGGCTGTACGCAGGTCCGCCCGAGTCGCCGGGGCAGATGGACGCCACCGAGACGAAGTCGCCGCTGCGCACCTGCAAGACGTTGCCGCCCTCGCGTTTGACGCGGTGAATCGGGCCTCGGCCGAGCGCGCAACGGCCGAAGCCGATCGGGAAAACCCGCTCGTTCTTCGTCGGCAGCGCCTCGAGGCGCGGGTTCAGCGTGGGGATGCCGATGAGCTTGCGGTCGAGCACGAGGATCGCGATGTCGCCGTGACCGGACGCGTAGCCGCAGTCGGGGGAGACGATCGCGCGCACCTTGACCTCGCCCCAGGGCAGGTCGTCGCCGCCGAGCTCGACGGTGATGCTCTCGGGATCGCGGTCCTTGCCGATCACCTTGCCGTTCTCGTCGCGGGCGGAGACGCAGTGGTGCGCCGTGAGGACGAGGTCTTCGGCGATCAGCGTGCCGCTGCACGTCACGTCCCCGACGAGGCGAACGACGGGCGTCTCCTCGTTCTCGACTTCCAGCTCGACGGGCGGCTGCCATTGGAAGGGCCGATCTTCGGCCTCGCCGTGTGACGCCGGCGTCGCGACCTGCGCGGGCTTGTTACCAGCGCGGCCACAGCCAGCGAGGAGCGCGATCGACAAAACTGCCGCAGCTCGGACCATCCCCTTGGCCGTGGGGAAGCCGAGCGATGAAGCGAGGGTTCGAAGAGCGCGACTTTTCAACACGCTGTCGGCAACCTCCCAAGCGCAGGGCAAGGGGTGAGTGCGTTTCACGTTATCGGACGTGAAGATAAGAACAAAGCGTGCCACATGGCAGAGACTCGGCATCCGACAAGAGCGCCAGGATTTCCTTGGGTGCGTCCCAGCGCGTCAATCGAGAGGGGCGGCGCCCTCCGAAAGCATCAACGCATCGCGACGAGCCCGCCCTCCCCACGGAGGGTGCTTCGCTCGTACGCGGCCCGGACGGCCGCAGGGTCGGCCTGGGGATCCTCGATGCCGGCCGCGACCACCTCCTCGAGGAAGGCGACCTGACGCGCCGCCTTCGCCTCCTGCCACGGGCGGCAGCGGCCTTCCTGCGCGTGGCAGGCGTCGAGCGCGTCACGCACGGCCGCGAGGGCCTGACGCGGCTGGCCGCGGTGGAAGAGGGCGCGGGCGTGAAGCTCGGCGACGTGGGCGTCTTCGCGAATCTGGCGGGGCGCGCGCTCGATGACCGCGGAAGCGAGGCCAGGCTGGCCGCGGTCGAGGTACGCGGAGGCGAGGGCCGCGACGTTGGTGACGCTCGGATCGAACGAGGCGCGCGATTCGAGGCCGGCGATGTCGACGCTCGTCATGCCGGCGGGCGCCGCGGGGAGAGGAAGCAGGTTCTTGGGGCGAACCTCGGAGCTGAAGCCGACGGCCCACGCAACCCCGGCGAGGACGACCGCATTCATCACCATGAGCTTCGAGCGCATGTCGGGATGGACAGGATCGCGCTCGAAAAGTTTCCCGGCATCGCGACGAGCCCGGAAATAGGTGCGCAGGTGTAGGCGCTATTCGGCGGGGAGGACGACCAGGTCGTCACGGTGGACGAGGACGTCTTCGCCCTCCTCGTCGCGCTTCTGTCCGGCGACGCGGGCGGCGTCGCTCGCGGACAGGCGGCTCAGGCCGCGGGCGATCTCGCGGCCGTCTGGGTCGATGATGGAGATGGCGTCGCCGGGCTGGAACGTGCCGCGCGCGCCGAGGACGCCGACGGCGAGGATGCTGCGGTTCTTCGAGAGAATGGCGTCGGCGGCGCCGCGGTCGACGACGATCGCGCCGCGGGGGCGCAGCGTGTAGGCGATCCAGTGCTTCCGGGCGGAGAGGCGCTGGGGGACGGCGGGGAAGAAGGTGCCGACGTCCTCGCCGGCGAGCACGCGCGGCAGGATGCCCGGCTCGCGGGCGGAGGCGATGACGACGTGCGCGCCTGCGAGCGTGGCGCGTCGCGCAGCCTCGACCTTGCTCGACATGCCGCCGGTGCCGACGCCCGAGGTAGAGGCGCCCGCGAGGTGGCGCGCGTCGCGGGCGACGCTGCGGACGAGCGGGACGCGGCGGCCGTTCTCGTCGAGCAGGCCCTCGACGTCGGAGAGGAGCAGGAGCAGGTCGGCGTCGACGAGCGGCGTCACCATGGCCGCGAGCTGGTCGTTGTCGCCGAACTTGATCTCCTCGACGGCGACGGCGTCGTTCTCGTTGATGATGGGCACGGCGCCGGCTTCGAGGAGCGCGGCGAGGGCGTTGCGCGCGTTGTTCGTGCGGGTGCGGTCGGCGAGGTCGGCGTGCGTGAGGAGCACCTGCGCGACGGGGATCGCGACCTTCTCGAAGGCGCTCTCGTAGCGCTGCATGAGGATGCTCTGGCCGGCGGCGGCGGCGGCTTGCAGCCAGGCCATGTCCTTCGGGCGCGATTTCAGGCCGAGCTTGGTCACGCCGAGGGCGATGGCGCCGCTCGAGACGATGACGATGTTGCGGCTCGCCCCGCGCGAGGCGCCGTTGCGGAAGGCGGCGACATCGGCGGCGAGGCGATCCCAGGCGTCGCCGGTGAGGCTCTTGGAGCCGATCTTGACGATCGCGCGGCGGGTCTTGCGCAGGACGTCGCGCGCGTGGGCGGGGTCGTCGGGGGCGGGAGGAGGGAAGGAGCGATCAGGCATCAGGTAGCGGACGAGGCGATCTCATCGAAGGCGGCCTCGAGGCGGCGTTCGATATAGCTCGGGAGCGTGGCGCCCGTCAGCAGGGCGGTGTCGATCCAGCGGGTGACCTCGTCGCGCAGGTCCTCGATGGGGTCGCTCATGTTGAGCGAGGCGGGCTGGAGCGACGGCGACAGCGCGCGCACGAGCGAGCGGTCGATGATGTCGCGGATCTTGCGCGCCTCCTCGATCTGGATGCGGACGGCGCCGGTGCGGCGGGTGCGGGTGAAGTAGCGCTCGAGCAGGTGGCCGAGGGCGTAGACCTCGAGGCCGCCGGCGGCCGCGGCCAGGATGCCCGCGGGGGCGAAGGCGCGCTTGATGAGGCGCATGCTGATGGCCTCGGCGGCCTTGCGGGCGAGGGCGCGACCGCCGCCGCGGGGGTCGGGCTCGGCGAGGATCTTGCGGGCGTCGCTGGTGAGGCTCAGCCCGTGGCGCGCGGTGATGTCGTGAACGATGGCGCCGCGCACGCGGGCGGCGAGCCGGTCGGGCACGAAGGGGATCGGGATGGCGCCCACGGCGAGGGCGGCGGCGGTGAGCACGGCGAGGCGGCCGGTGGGCGGCTCTGCCGGGGTGACGACCGCGACGTTGCTGTTGGTTCGCGCAGCGGGAGCGGTGGTTGCCATACGAGGGACGACGCTACCGGCGCTTTCGGAGGGGGGCAAGCGTGCGGAGCTGGGTGCTTCCGCACGTCGGGGGTGCCTACTCCTTGGGCGGGCCGAAATCGTAACGGTAAATATCCTCGAGCTGGGCGCCGGCTTTCATGAGGGCCAATTCTTTCAGGTAGCCGGTCTTGAGGTCGTACACCCAGCCGTGAAGGAAAGGGCGGCCGTGGCGTGCCCAGGATTGCTGGACGATGGAGGTCTCGGCGAGGTTCTGCACCTGCTCGCGGACGTTGAACTCGACGAGCTTGTCGTGGCGCTGGTCGAAGTCGGGGATGGTCTCGAGGTCGCGGCGGTGGGTGCGGTAGACGTCCTTGATGTGGCGGAGCCATTTGTTGATGAGGCCGAGGCTCTTGTTCGACATCGCATTGCGGACGCCGCCGCAGCCGTAATGGCCGCACACGATGATGTGCTTCACCTCGAGCACCTCGACGGCGTACTGGAGGACCGAGAGCATGTTGAAGTCGGTGTGGATGACGAGGTTCGCGACGTTCCTGTGGACGAACAGCTCGCCGGGCTCGGTGCCGGTGATGTCCTCGGCGGGGACGCGGCTGTCGGAGCAGCCGATCCACATGAATGCGGGGGTCTGGTGGGCGACCATTCGCTCGAAGTAGTCTTCGCGAATGGCGAGCCGCTCGGCGACCCACGCCTTGTTGCAGAGCAGGAGCTTCTTGTAGGCTTCCATGTCATCCATGGCTTGCACTCCGCGCGAGCTTCATGGGCCGCTTGCCGCTCAGGTTCTTGAATTCCACCTTGATATCCTTGAACTTGGCCGTCTCCTGGAAGTCGTCGAGGACGTCGAATGCGTCCCTGTCGAGATAGAGCGCGCGCGTGCCGTCGACGATGAGCGTCGCGCCCTCGGGGATGCGCGCGAGCTTCTCCCTCAGCTCGGCCTTGTGCACGAAGGAGATATCCTTGTTGAAGCGCAGCATGTAGTAATCGTCCTGGCTGACCAGGGTCATGGCCGAGCGGCTGTTGGCGCGCATGAGGTAAAACACGCCGAGGCACAGGCCGATGATGGTGCCGGTGAGCAGGTCGGTGAAGACGATCGCGACGATGGTGACGGCGAAGGGGAGGAAAGACTCCCAGCCCTGCCGCCACATCTCCTTGAAGTGCTCGCCCGGCGCGAGCTTGAGGCCGATGACGATGAGAATGGCCGCGACCGCGGCGAGCGGCACGCGGCTGAGCACGCGGCCCAAAAAGAGCACGGCCACGAGCAGGAGAATGCCGTGGAAGACGTTCGACCAGCGGGTGCGGCTGCCGGCATAGACGTTCGTCGAGGTGCGCACGACGACGGAGGCGATCGGCAGCCCGCCGAGCAAGCCCGCCACGACGTTGCCGACGCCCTGGGCCATCAGCTCGCGCTGGGGGGAGACGATGCGCTTGTAACGGTCGAGCTTCTGCGCGGCCTCGAGCGCGAGGAGGGTCTCGATGCTCGCGACGGCGGCGAGGGTCAGGCCGGTGGAATAGACGCGCTCGTTCTTCAGCATGGCCCAGTCGGGCCGGTGCAATTCGTTGAAGAGCGCGACCGGCGAGCCGAAATGCGGCAGCGAGACGAGGTGGCCCTGGTCGCCCTGGAGATGGAAGCCATTGGCGACGATGCGGAGCAGCTCATTGAGGAGCGTGCCGACGACGATGCCGACGAGCGGGGCGGGGACGAGGCGCAGGGCGGTCACGCGCGCGGCGACGATCCTCTCCCAGCCGAGCAGGGCGGCCAGGGAGGCGCCCGAGACGAGGATGGCCGGGAAGCTCGCGCTGAGCAGGGCCTTGATGATGGCGGTGAGGCTATTTTCACGGCCGCCGATCTCGATGAAGCTCATGTCGGCCTCGAAATCGAGGTCGCGGCCGAGGGCGTGGGGGATCTGCTTGAGGACGAGGACGATGCCGATCGCGGCGAGCATGCCCTTGATGACCGAGGTGGGCACGTAGTCGGCGAGGACGCCGAGGCGCAAAAAGCCGAAGGTGACCTGGAGGCAGCCGGCGACGACGACGGCCGCGAGGAAGGCGCCATAGCTGCCGAGGTTCTGGATGGCCCCGGCGACGATGACGGTGAGCCCGACCGCGGGGCCGCTGACGCTGACCTCGGAGCCGGAGAGCAAGCCGACGAGGACGCCTCCGACGATGCCGGAGATGAGGCCGGAGAGCAGGGGCGCGCCGGAGGCGAGGGCGATGCCCAGGCAGAGCGGGACGGCGACGAGAAAGACGACGAGACCAGCCGCAGCGTCGAAGCGAAGGTGATCTTTACCGACGTCATCCTCGAGGGTCATCGTCCCAAGCGAGTAGCGCGGCAGCGGCGGCGGGCAAACGATAAAGCGGACGAAGCGATGCCGCGCGCGTCAGGGGCGCAGGTCAACCCATTGACGGGGCTGGGGGGCGGCGAGGGGCGCGAGGGTCTCGCGCATGATGGCGAGC includes:
- a CDS encoding SulP family inorganic anion transporter, which produces MTLEDDVGKDHLRFDAAAGLVVFLVAVPLCLGIALASGAPLLSGLISGIVGGVLVGLLSGSEVSVSGPAVGLTVIVAGAIQNLGSYGAFLAAVVVAGCLQVTFGFLRLGVLADYVPTSVIKGMLAAIGIVLVLKQIPHALGRDLDFEADMSFIEIGGRENSLTAIIKALLSASFPAILVSGASLAALLGWERIVAARVTALRLVPAPLVGIVVGTLLNELLRIVANGFHLQGDQGHLVSLPHFGSPVALFNELHRPDWAMLKNERVYSTGLTLAAVASIETLLALEAAQKLDRYKRIVSPQRELMAQGVGNVVAGLLGGLPIASVVVRTSTNVYAGSRTRWSNVFHGILLLVAVLFLGRVLSRVPLAAVAAILIVIGLKLAPGEHFKEMWRQGWESFLPFAVTIVAIVFTDLLTGTIIGLCLGVFYLMRANSRSAMTLVSQDDYYMLRFNKDISFVHKAELREKLARIPEGATLIVDGTRALYLDRDAFDVLDDFQETAKFKDIKVEFKNLSGKRPMKLARSASHG
- the proB gene encoding glutamate 5-kinase, with product MPDRSFPPPAPDDPAHARDVLRKTRRAIVKIGSKSLTGDAWDRLAADVAAFRNGASRGASRNIVIVSSGAIALGVTKLGLKSRPKDMAWLQAAAAAGQSILMQRYESAFEKVAIPVAQVLLTHADLADRTRTNNARNALAALLEAGAVPIINENDAVAVEEIKFGDNDQLAAMVTPLVDADLLLLLSDVEGLLDENGRRVPLVRSVARDARHLAGASTSGVGTGGMSSKVEAARRATLAGAHVVIASAREPGILPRVLAGEDVGTFFPAVPQRLSARKHWIAYTLRPRGAIVVDRGAADAILSKNRSILAVGVLGARGTFQPGDAISIIDPDGREIARGLSRLSASDAARVAGQKRDEEGEDVLVHRDDLVVLPAE
- a CDS encoding FHA domain-containing protein, which codes for MEQARNYVCRSCSSSVPSGHKFCGRCGTGVPIEILNAQTLFFGDMQNPAKAKLILIRGEGMDGLSFHLKADQHIVGRNGQLVFPDDPFVSPKHANFFYRDGKLVVRDEGSLNGVYIRVRGTVDISPGDTFLAGEQLFRLDPTPRASDGQDPDGTYFYSSPKHPSPFRLTQILQGGAVGMTVCARGTSLQIGREGGDLNFPGDLYMSGSHCRIEENGGKFSLADLNSRNGTYVRIKSERELVHGDYLFIGRKLLRVELNTN
- a CDS encoding trypsin-like serine peptidase is translated as MSIALLAGCGRAGNKPAQVATPASHGEAEDRPFQWQPPVELEVENEETPVVRLVGDVTCSGTLIAEDLVLTAHHCVSARDENGKVIGKDRDPESITVELGGDDLPWGEVKVRAIVSPDCGYASGHGDIAILVLDRKLIGIPTLNPRLEALPTKNERVFPIGFGRCALGRGPIHRVKREGGNVLQVRSGDFVSVASICPGDSGGPAYSPDTNDVIGVVSASVMDGDDMTSAPSIFTRLDIWRELFSAARGIADGMSSSELPPFRSCKPQP
- the can gene encoding carbonate dehydratase; this translates as MEAYKKLLLCNKAWVAERLAIREDYFERMVAHQTPAFMWIGCSDSRVPAEDITGTEPGELFVHRNVANLVIHTDFNMLSVLQYAVEVLEVKHIIVCGHYGCGGVRNAMSNKSLGLINKWLRHIKDVYRTHRRDLETIPDFDQRHDKLVEFNVREQVQNLAETSIVQQSWARHGRPFLHGWVYDLKTGYLKELALMKAGAQLEDIYRYDFGPPKE
- a CDS encoding radical SAM protein; this translates as MSRDVTMATIRRRLSEEIGRIDKHAPYRVVLAYPSPYRVGMSSLGYLQIYKKIQEEPEMACERAFLPDESDDSRAAPVTYESFRPISDFPVIALSVAYELEMAGLCRLLGSAGIPPLREERDHRHPFILAGGPLTFSNPLPLAAFADAIIMGEADTLAIEVLRLLRDAPSREEALDALAKIPHVFVPARHGVSMEAMPPVAQCEDDLLPAWAPIRTPDTELSGMFLIEAERGCSRGCTYCVMRRSTNGGMRIVPKDKILGLIPEDVRRVGLVGAAVSDHPKIVEIVRTLADRGCEVGLSSLRPDKLTDEFVGALKAVGYKTLTTAMDGTSERVREILDRRARIRHLERAADLARKHGMARLKLYLMIGVPGEEDQDVDECVRFVTELSQRAPVALGIAPFCPKRNTPLAGAPFAGIEVVNDRLDRLRRGLKGRADVRSTSARWAWIEAVLAAGGEAEGRALLEAVRGGGGFNAYKKAFEAIGPTPPKKPKRSLNIVAPA
- a CDS encoding TlpA family protein disulfide reductase, which codes for MKTGAIIAQFSFILVAAATVFGFVSVAKRDRARSSCTALCAFAPAYAGRDRIAPDFELPDIDGKPVRLSSYRGKTVFLNFWTETCAPCKEEMPSIANLAKVARGRKDFVVVTVTTDEDRQKVRDLLSVLLEGEVPFPVLFDPEAKIVGGKYGTKLFPETWVIDKDGIIRARFDGARDWSAALAVEIGETVSKPGGGCPIDFVMGVPRGENAGLCGDDS
- the lepB gene encoding signal peptidase I; this translates as MQKLGKLLAWTVGILLAIVVVLRLLVLTAWKVPDDAALAASIAPTMSSGDTVLILTRGTPGFGDLVRCPDPDDASKFVVGRIVGVEGDVVEIQGRQLSVNGKSYNPGQGCPPREYTTRHPNTGAEVELECGVVQMGGGFHYRGKAKTGVAPVSTRTEVGRGMVFLLSDDIDFHDDSRDFGTVERSKCGERIFFRLWSARGWSDADARLSLIR
- a CDS encoding glutaredoxin family protein, with translation MKTVTLYTREKCHLCHDALEALERVRQSMPFELSIKDLDHDAPADKRAAYDWEVPVIELDGRKIMKYHVDEARLVRLLGDGS
- a CDS encoding GbsR/MarR family transcriptional regulator, with amino-acid sequence MSSQSPADGPDADRDPRVVAARQALLEGVGAEIAASFPGITRLGGQVVAALYLSDGPRSMDELSLELGRSKSNIFANLRGLEAAGIIERRREAGSRHDTYTLRGKYPDVIIGAYLARLRRVVQDKRTLSRRALALLGDAEGEEANALRGRLDDLSRKYDLFADLMDRYIPNIDGPVDLERLIAHIPDSVLRALAGAVRAAWSIAEALGDKLGSTGKRPSKKR